A stretch of DNA from Lawsonibacter asaccharolyticus:
CTGGACCTCCTTTCTCAGAGGTCCAGGCGTATCTTTTTGGTTCAGTCCAGCTCCTTTGCCAGACGGTCCCGCAGCTGGAGCAGGGAGTCGAAGCGCCCCCAGAGGAGGGGCTCCAGCTCAGGAGTGGGGGGCAGCAGGTCGGGGACCATGGCCACCCGCATCCCCGCCCGGGAGGCGGAGAGGATGCCGTTTCGGGAGTCCTCCACCGCCACAGTGCGCTCCGGGGTGGTCCCCAGGGCCCTGCAGGCCATAAGGTAGATCTCCGGGTCAGGCTTGCTGTGCGCCACCTGATCCCCGGTGATGATGGCGGAAAAACAGGGACCCAGGCCGGTCATCTCCATCCGCCGCTCTGTCCGGGGGCGGCCGGTGGAGGTGGCCAGGGCGGTGGGGACGCCCCGGCTCCGCAGCAGCTCCAGCACCTCCCCCACGCCGGGCTTCATAGGGACGCCCTCCGTCTCCATCCGGGCCTGGGAGCGGGCGGAACAGGCCGCCATAAATGCGTCCTTGGGAAACTCCGCCCCAAAGAGATCTTCCATTTTCTGAAAAATGTCGGCACGGTTCTGGCCCACGAACTCCAGATAGGCTTCTCCCACCTGGGGCCAGCCCATTTCCCGGCTGACGGCCAGCCAGGTCTGCTGGGTGAGACGCTCGGTGTCGAACAGCACCCCGTCTACATCAAAGACGACGCCTTCTATCTTCAAGCCGGTCATACCTTCCCAATGTCCGTGCGGAAGTGCATGTCCTGGAAGGAGATGGGTTTGCAGGCGGCGTAGGCTTTTTTGATGGCTTCCTCCAGGTCTCCGCCCACGGCAGTCACTCCCAGCACCCGGCCGCCGGCGGTGAGGACGGTCCCGTCCTCACCCAGCTTGGTGCCGGCGTGGAACACCGTGGCCAGCTTTCCGGCTGCCTCCAGACCGGAGATGGGGTAGCCGCTCTGGTACTTCACCGGGTAGCCGCCTGAGGCCAGCACGATGCAGCAGGAGGCGCCGGGCTTCCAGCGGATGTCCATCTGGTCCAGGGTGCCGTCCACACAGGCTTGGAAAATGTCCATCAGGTCGGTGTCCAGCATGGACAAGAGGGGCTGGGTCTCCGGGTCGCCGAAGCGGGCGTTGTACTCCACCACCTTCGGGCCGTCCTGAGTGAGCATCAGGCCGAAGTAGATGACTCCCTTGAAGGGCCTGCCCTCCGCCTTCATGGCGGCCACTGTGGGCAGGAAGATCTCCTTCATGCAGCGCTCGGCGATCTCCGGGGTGTACTTGGGGGAGGGGCAGAAGGCGCCCATGCCGCCGGTGTTGGGGCCCTGATTGCCGTCGTAGGCCCGCTTGTGGTCCTGGCTGGACAGCATGGGGACCAGGTGCTCCCCGTCGCAGAAGGCCAGCACAGTCACCTCGGGACCCACCATGCACTCCTCGATGACCACGGTGGAGCCGGAGGCACCGAATTTGTGGTCCTGCATCATGGAACGCACGGCCTCCTCGGCCTCCTCCACAGTGGCGGCCACCACCACGCCCTTGCCCAGGGCAAGGCCGTCCGCCTTCACCACGATGGGGGCCCCCTGCGCCCGGACATAGGCCAGGGCTCCATCCATATCGGTGAAAGTTTCGTATTTGGCGGTGGGGATGTGGTACTTCTTCATCAGCTCTTTGGAGAAAGCCTTGCTGGCCTCAATGACAGCGGCGTTGGCCCGGGGGCCGAAGGCGGGGATCCCCGCCGCCTCCAGGGCGTCCACCATGCCCAGGGCCAGGGGGTCGTCCGGGGCCACCATGACGAAGTCCATCGCGTGCTCCTTGGCCCAGGCCACCATGGCCTCCACGTCCGTGGCCTTGATGGGCACGCACTGGGCCACCTGGGCGATGCCCCCGTTGCCAGGGGCGCAGTACAGCTCGGTCACCTTGGGACTCTGAGCCAGCTTCCAGCAGATGGCGTGCTCACGGCCGCCTCCGCCGACGACTAATGCCTTCATAAAAACACGACCTTTCAGCAAGTTAGGAATTAGAAGTTAGGAATTGTTCCGTCACGGACAGACTTTGTGATGGAGGAGAGCAGTTTTCTCAATTCTTCGCAGTCCGAATGGAGAGAGTCATATTCAGTGCGGGAAATGTAGTCGCAGGAATAGAGCAGTTCCAGCCAGTAGAGAGTCTCCGCACATTCCTTCAAGGCAATGTACAGTTTATTTAAGAAGTCCTTCCGGCTGCTTCCGTACTGAGCCTCTGCGATATTAGCGCCAATGCTGGTGCCGCTGCGCAGCATCTGCTTGGAGAGGACATATTCCTTCTTCTCCTCCGATAAATATCGGTAAGCAAAGACAATGCGCTTGGCAAAAGCAAGGCTTTTGGGCATCAGGATACGTTCGCTGCTCATAAATTCCTAACTCCTCATTCCTAATTGAATTAGTGATGGAACAGCCGAATCCCGGTAAACGCCATGACCATGCCGTACTTGTTGGCGGTGGCGATGACCTGATCGTCCCGGATGGAGCCGCCGGGCTGGGCGATGTACTGCACGCCGGACTTCTGGGCCCGCTCTACGTTGTCCCCAAAGGGGAAGAAGGCATCGGAGCCCACAGTGACCCCGGACATCTGGGCGATCCAGGCGGCCTTCTCCTCGGCGGTGAGCACCTCGGGCTTCACCTGGAAGGTGTTCTGCCATACGCCCTCGGCCAGCACGTCCTCGTACTCGTCGGAGATATACAGGTCGATGGCGTTGTCCCGGTCGGGGCGGCGGATGTTGTCCACGAACTGGAGGCCCAGGACCTTGGGATGCTGGCGCAGCCACCAGATGTCCGCCTTGCTGCCCGCCAGTCGGGTGCAGTGGATGCGGCTCTGCTGGCCGGCGCCCACGCCGATAGTCATGCCGTCCTTCACATAGCACACGGAGTTGGACTGGGTGTACTTCAGGGTGATGAGGGAGAGGAGCATGTCGTGCTTGGCCTGCTGGGGCAGGTCTTTGTTCTCGGTGACGATGTTCTGGAGCATCTCCTCGCTGATATCCAGGCTGTTGTATCCCTGTTCGAAGGTGATGCCGAAGATATTGCGGCGCTCGATGGGGGCGGGCTCATAATTGGGGTCGATCTCAACCACATTATAGCCTCCCTTGCGCTTGGCTTTCAAGATATCCAGGGCCTCGTCGGTATAGCCCGGGGCGATGACGCCGTCGGATACCTCAGCGGCCAGGAAGCGGGCGGTATCCCCGTCGCACACATCGGACAGGGCGGCCCAGTCTCCGAAGGAGCACAGCCGGTCGGCCCCCCGGGCCCGGATATAGGCGCAGGCGATGGGGGACAGCTCTCCCTCCGGGGCAAAGTAGATGCGCCGTTCTACATCGCTGAGGGGCAGGCCCAAGGCGGCCCCGGCGGGGGAGACGTGCTTGAAGGAGGCGGCGGCGGGCAGGCCGGTGGCCTTTTTGAGGGCCTTCACCAGCTGCCAGGAGTTCAGGGCGTCCATGAAGTTGATATACCCCGGACGGCCGTTGAGCACCTTCAGGGGCAGATCGCCCTCCTCCATGAAGATGCGGGCGGGCTTCTGGTTGGGGTTACATCCGTATTTCAGTTCCAGTTCTGTCATGATCTGCACCTCTTTTTCTCAGTTTGGGACTTTGGAGGCGGCGTGGGCCTGCTCTCCGTGCTTGTTGAGGATGACGGTCTCACGCTCCCCGGTGGCCAGGTGGATATACTGCACAAACAGGGACACCTTGTTGTCCTCATTCAGGCTGGCCCACACCTGACTGGCCAGGGTCTCAGCGTCAGGGGCGGAGACAGACACCCGGCGGGGCTCCCCCTCAAAGGAAGGGAGAGGTTCGGCATTCTCCTGGTAGGTGTGGATGAAGCGGCCCTCCCCAGCCAGGGGGGCGTCGTACTCATAGAAGTAGCGGTGGCTGCAGGCGGGGTCACCGTCGGCGGATTTCAGGATGGACAGGCAGAAGGAGCCGTCCTGGTCCACCACGCCGGAGATGCGGGGGGTATAGTTGGGGCCGTCGGGCTCATAGCACCGGGTGCGCAGGGCGTCGATGTAGCTCTTGCCCGCCAGCAGGCTGTCCCGGATGGTGTCGGTCTGGTCTCCGTTGGTGACCACCGTCACCTCCCCCACCCGGCGCACCGGGTGGTAGATGATAAGGGAGGGGTCCACCATCTTGCTCTCGTCATAGGCCCGGGTGCGGATACCGTCCCCGGTGGCCTCAAAGACGCGGTTACGGCTGTTCCCGCTGCGGCCCATGATGAAGTAGATGATGACCGCCTTCTGGCCATCGGCGGAGCGGCCCAGGACGATGCCACGGCCGGGGTAGGGGTGAGCTTGCAGGAGTTCATTTATATCAAGAATTTTCATGGGGATCCTCCTTGTTGTCCTCATTTGTGGATGATGGGGGAGACTTGTGATACCATGTGAGATAGCGGGACCCCAGGTGGATGAGCAGGGGGACCGCTCCTGCCAGCGTGAACAGCAGGCCAAAAAGACTGTAGAAATCACTGTAATCCAGGCTGCTGACGAGCAGAAGCAGGGCTCCGCCCAGAAGCAGAAAGCCGGAGGCGAGAATGGTCTTGGCGGACATGAGATGCTCCTTTCTTTCTCATACAGCGGCAAAAAGGGCGCACCGCGTTTCGGAAAACGGGTGCGCCCAGACGGTCGGCATGGTCCACAACGATGCTCCCTGTGGTCCATTCCACTTCCGTCAGTTACACCGCGTGTTTGATCTTTGTGTGGAGGCGTATTACAGGCAGTCCAGGATGCGGACCGCCCGGCCCTCCACCTTCAGCCGGTCCTGGCAGAAGAGGGAGACGGCCTGAGGCAGCAGCTTCCACTCGCACTGCTCCATGATGCGCCGCTGGAGGACCTCCGGCGTGTCGCCGGGCAGCACCTCAGCTGCCTTTTGCAGGATGATGGGGCCGGCGTCACACTCCTCCGTGACAAAGTGGACGGTGGCACCGGAGATCTTTACCCCGTATTCCAGAGCCTTCTCGTGGACGTGGAGGCCATAGCAGCCCACTCCGCAGAAGGAAGGGATGAGGGAGGGGTGGATATTGATGACGGCGTTGGGGTAGGCCTGGAACAGCTCCTCCGTGAGGATGGTCATAAAGCCGGCCATGACCACCAGATCGGCCCCCACCGTCTCCCGCAGCAGGCGGGTCAGGGCGGCAGTGTAGCCGCGGCTGTCGGAGAAGTCCCGCCGGGGGAGCACATAGCCGGGGATGCCGGCGTTCTTGGCACGCTCCAGGGCGAAGGCGTCCGGAGTGGAGGAGATGACGGCGGAGATCCGGCCATTCACCAGCTCTCCCCGCCCCTGGGCGTCGATCAGGGCCTGCAGATTGGTCCCGCCGCCGGAGACCAGGACGGCGATACGTTTGGACATAGCGAACCTCCGAGTGAGTTAGGAATTAGAAAGTTAGGGATTAAGAATTTGGAATGGATGGAGTGCGCCTGGGGCGCACGGTTTGAAATCGGTCCGGCGGAGCCGGAGACACAATTCCCAACTCCTCATTTCTCATTCCTAATGTGATCAGACCAGCTCCACGCCGGCCTCGCCGGGGATGACGCGGCCGATTTGATAGGCGGTCTCACCGGCCCCCTTCAGAACGGACAGAGCCTGCTCGGCCTGCTCTGCGGGCAGGGCCAGGATCATGCCGATGCCCATATTGTAGGTGTTGTACATGTCCCGCTCCGGGATGTCCCCGGTCTTCTGGATCAGATCGAAGATGGGCAGGCGGGGGAAGGTGCTCAGGTCGATCTGGGCGGTGAGCCCCTGGGTCATCATCCGGGGCACATTCTCATAGAAACCGCCGCCGGTGATGTGACTGACGGCATGGATGTCCACCCCGGCCCTCAGCAGGGCCTTCACCGATCTTACATAGATGCGGGTGGGGGCCAGCAGGGCCTCGCCCAGGCTCTTGCCGCCCAGATCCTCACGGGGCGTCTTCAGGTCGGCGTGCTCCACGTCAAACACCTTCCGCACAAGGGAGAAGCCGTTGGAGTGGACCCCAGAGGAGGCCAGGCCGATGAGCACATCCGCCTCGCTCAGGCGTCTGCCGTCAATGATCTTTTCCTCGTCTACCAGCCCGACGGAGAAGCCGGCCAGGTCGTACTCCTCCTCGGGGTAGAAGCCGGGCATCTCTGCGGTCTCGCCACCCACCAGGGCACACTCCGCCTGGCGGCAGCCCTCGGTGATGCCGGAGACGATGTCCGCGATGCGCTCGGGGTAGTTCTTGCCGCAGGCGATGTAGTCCAGGAAGAAGAGGGGGGCAGCGCCGCCGCAGATGATATCGTTGACACACATGGCCACGCAGTCGATGCCCACGGTGTCATGCTTATCCATCAGGAAGGCCAGCTTCAGCTTGGTACCCACGCCATCGGTGCCGGACACCAGCACCGGCTTCTTCATGCCGGTCAGATCAGGGGCAAACATGCCGCCGAAGCCGCCCAGGGTGCCCATCACCCCGGGGATATAGGTGGACTCCACCATGGGCTTGATGCGCTCCACCGCCTCATATCCGGCGGTGACGTCCACCCCGGCGGCGGCGTAGGACTCCGAATGGGAGTTTTTCATCTTAAAAACCTCCAAATCACTGTGTTAAAGCCTCGCAGACTTTCCGCCGAAAGCGGAAAGGACAACAAAGAGTCCGCAGGCGAATCCATTTCGCCGCAGGACATCATGACCCCTGGCCGTGGCGGCCAGGGCCGCCTTTCCTGTGGAAAGGCGAGGGGATATCGACGAGGAAGCGACGTTGCGTCCAGGGGGGACATCGCCCCCCTGGAGGGGCCTTATTCCCTGCCGTTCCAGCAGTAGGTGCAAACCTTGTCCCGGTCCAGGCCGATGGACTCCAGCAGTCCCTCCAGGGACTGGTAGCCCAGGGAGTCGAAGCCCAGCTTCTCGCAGATGGCCTTCAGCATGCACTGGCCCCGCTCAGTATGTACGTCGGCGTACTCCTCCAGATGCTGCTGCCCCTCATCTCCCTCCAGCTCCTGGATGGTGCGGCGGGCCAGCAGGTCCATGTCGGAGTTGCCCCGGGAGAAGTTCAGATACTTGCAGCTGTGCATGATGGGGGGGCAGGCGGAGCGCATATGGACCTCCTCCGCGCCGGACTCATAGAGGAATTCCACGGTCTCCCGCAGCTGGGTGCCCCGGACGATGGAGTCGTCCACAAAGAGGAGCTTTTTGCCCTCGATGAGCTCAGGCACCGGGATCTGCTTCATCTTGGCCACCTGCTTGCGGACATCCTGATTGGTGGGCATGAAGGAGCGGGGCCAGGTCGGGGTGTACTTGACGAAGGGGCGGGCAAAGGGCTTGCCGCTGCGGTTGGCAAAGCCGATGGCGTGGGGGACGCCGGAGTCAGGCACCCCGGCCACATAGTCCACCTTGGGCAGCTGGCCCCGGGCCACCTCGTCCCGGGCCATGATCTCCCCGTTGCGGTAGCGCATGACCTCTACATTGATCCCTTCGTAGTTGGAGTTGGGATAGCCGTAGTAGGTCCACAGGAAGCCGCAGATCTTCATCTCCTGGCCGGCGGGGGAGAGGGTCTCGAAGCCGTCAGCGGTGATGCGGACGATCTCACGGGGGCCCAGCTCGTAGGCGTCGTGGTAGTCCAGCTTGTGGTAGGCAAAGGACTCGAAGGAGACACAGCAGCCGCTGTCGTTCTGCCCCACCAGGACCGGCAGACGGCCGAGCCGGTCCCGGGCGGCGATGATCTCACCCTGCTCTGTAAGGAGCAGCAGGGTGAGGGAGCCATCGATCTCCTCCTGGGCGTGCAGGATGCCGGAGACCAGGTCATCCTTCTGGTTGATGAGGGCAGCGGCCAGCTCGGTGGAGTTGACCTTTCCGGAGCTCATGGCCATAAACTGATGGCCGTGGTCGGAAAAATACCGCTGGATCAGCTCCTCGGCGTTGTTGATGATGCCCACCGTGGTGATGGCGTACAGTCCCAGGTGGGACCGTACCAGCAGGGGCTGTGGGTCAGTGTCGCTGATGCAGCCGATGCCGCTGCACCCGTGGAAATCGGACAGATCCTTCTCAAACTTGGTGCGGAAGGGGGTGTTCTCAATGGAGTGGATCTGCCGCTGGAACCCATCTTTGGCGTCATGGATGATCATGCCGCCCCGCCGGGTGCCCAGGTGGGAGTGATAGTCCACTCCAAAGAAGATATCCAGGGTCACATCCTGGTGTGAAACTGCGCCAAAAAAGCCGCCCATGTGGTCCTCCTAAAAAGTTTAGAGTGAAGAGTTGCGCGTGGAGAAAAGGGAAAGAGGAGAACATACTCCCTCGCTCCCCACCCCCCTGTGCCTGCCCAGGGAGATCTATTTCCTGTGTTTGCGGATCAAAAGCCAGGCCAGGGTCCCCGCGCCCAGGATCAGCAGCGCCAGGAGCAGAAGGACTGGCCCCGGAGAGCCGGTCACGATTACGGCAGTGGGACCGTCCGCTGAGCCGATGATCCCCAAGGCTTATTTCCCCATCAGGCGGCGGGCCATCTCCTGGTAAGCGCCCTCCACGTTGCCCAGGTCCCGGCGGAAGCGGTCCTTGTCCAGCTTCTCCCCGGTCTTGGAGTCCCAGAAGCGGCAGGTGTCGGGGCTGATCTCGTCGGCCAGCACGATGGTTCCGTCAGAGGTCTTGCCAAATTCCAGCTTGAAGTCCACCAGGGTGACACCGCACTCGGCCAGGGTCTTCTTCAGGAAGTCGTTGACCTGGAAGGCGTACTTCTTGATGGTGTCGATCTCGTCCCAGGTGGCCAGCTTCAGGGCTACGGCGTGGTAGTCGTTGATGAGGGGATCGTGCAGGTCGTCGTTCTTATAGGAGAACTCGATGGTGGGGGCGTCGAACACGATGCCCTCCTCCACGCCGTAGCGCTTGGCGAAGGAACCAGCGGAGATGTTGCGGATGATGACCTCCAGGGGGACGATGGTCACCTTCTTCACCACGGTCTCCCGCTCGCTCAGCTCCTCCACAAAGTGGGTGGGCACGCCGGCCTTCTCCAGCTGGCCCATCAGGTAGTTGGTCATCTGGTTGTTGATGGCCCCCTTGCCGGTGATGGTGCCCTTTTTCAGACCGTCAAAGGCGGTGGCGTCATCCTTGTAGGACACGATGACCAGACCCGGGTCCTCGGTGGAATAGACCTTCTTGGCCTTGCCCTCATACAGCTGCTCGACTTTCTTCATAGTAGACCGTCCTTTCTTTTTCTCAAAAATCTAGTTGATCGGGAAGCAGAAACCTGCTTGAGATAGGAGTTGAAAAGCGGTGCTGGGGTGCCTAAAATGCGCGCGCAGCGCGCTCCATCACTCCGATTTCCTGTCTGGATCAAAGCTCTGCCTGGAGCTTGGCCTCCTTGGCGGCGATCTGCTCCGCCATCTTCTCCCGGGCGGCGTCCAGCTTGGCGGCCAGCACATCGTCGGAGACGGAAAGGATCTGGGCGGCCAGCACAGCGGCGTTCTTAGCCCCGTTGATGGCCACAGTGGCCACGGGGATGCCGCTGGGCATCTGCACGGTGGCCAGCAGGGCATCCAGGCCGTCCATGGCGCCCCCCTTCATGGGGATACCGATGACGGGCAGGGTGGAGTTCCCGGCGAAGGCCCCCGCCAGGTGGGCGGCCATGCCGGCGGCGCAGATGAGCACGCCGAAGCCGTTGGCCCGGGCACCCCGGGCGAACTCGGCGGCAGCGGCGGGGGTGCGGTGGGCACTGAGGATGTGGGCCTCATAGGGGATGCCGAACTCCTTCAGCTGGGCGCAGGCCCCCTGGACCACCGGCCAGTCAGAATCAGAGCCCATAATGACAGCGACTTTCTTCATAAAAAACTCTCCTTTCAGGATCCCGGCCGGGGGACAGGCGAAAAGGAGCGGCCCGGACCGCTCTCCCCGGGGAAAAGATTCAGGCCGCCCGCCTGGAACGGACAGCCTGGGATCGCTTACCTGTTATTTTTGGGCGCACAAATCCCCCCGCAGGATGCTGTGCTGCCGACAAATGGAAGACAGGCACACAAACATAGGAGGACCTCCTTGCCCAACAATGAATGGACTTTCATTTTATCGAAAAATCCCGATATTTGCAAGGGGGCAGGGCATTTTTGTCAGCTTCCACAAGGAGCGGGAGAAAAAATGACAAGGAAGTCGTCAGGACGGCGGGGGCGGGCTCACAGCAGGCCCGCCGTGACCAGGATGCGCTTGACCTCGTCGGCCCGCCGTGACCAGGCGGCGGCCGCACCGTAGTCCCGGCGGCGCTGATCCACCCAGCCCGGGTCCTCCGCCAGCGCCTGCTGGCACAGATGGAGGAACTCCTCCGGGGAGTGGGCGCCGTAGACCACATCGGGGAAGAGCTCCACCTGTTCCGGCCACAGCATGGATACGATGGGCTTGCCGGTGGAGAGATACTCATAGAGCCGGGGCGGGACCACGTCGTTATAGGGCTGGCTGTCCCGCAGCAGGTCCAGCAGAACCTGGCAGCGGCCCAAATAGTCGGGGACCTCCACCAGCGGGCAGGGGCCGGCCAGCATCACATTGGACAGGCGGGAGAGACGGCGCAGCAGAGGGTTTTCTTCCCGGCGCCCCAGTAGCAGGAAGGTCCAGGCGGGCCGGGCCTGGGCGGCATAGAGGATGGGGGTCAAATCCAGGTCGGCATGGATGGTGCCTGCCCAGCCCAGCAGGGGCCCGGGCAGGTGGTCCAGCTCCCCCCGACGCCCGGCGGAGCCCGCGGCGGCGAAGAGAGGGTAATTCACCCCGTTGGGAAGCAGCGCGATGTTGCCGCTGCACGGGGAGAGGCGGTCGGCCAGCCCTGGGGAAGCGGCAAAGACCACGTCCGCCGCACCAGCCAGACTGCCCTCCCACCGGTCGGGCAGCTCGTCCCACACCTGGTCGCAGTCGTAGACCAGACCGTCGTACTCCAGCGCATCCAGGGCGTGGATATGGACAGGGGAGGTGGTCCACAGAAGGGGACGGCGGAAGCGGTGCCGGGCCAGCTTGTCGGCGAGAAAGCGGATCTGGCGCTGCCGGGAGAGCCGGAACAGCCGGTCGTGGCGCTCATCCACAGGGAGGGCGGGGGGCATGGTATAGACGGTGACGTTGGGGCGGACCTTCCTGCCCGGCTGGCGCCAGCGTTGATCCAACAGTCCGCCGCCGGGGCAGAAGTAGAGGACCTGGGCGTCCTTGAGCCGGGTGATCAGGTGCTGGGTCCGGCCGGGGGTGGGGCTCCAGGGCTCGGTGGAGAGACAGACGACTTGCTTCAAAAGGGAGGACCTCCCGTGTTCTCATGATCTAACAAAAACGGCTTGCCTCGGGCCCGGGAGCAGGGTATAATATCCCTGCCGGCCGGTCGGGCTTTGACCGGTCATATCTCACTTTATTATAGTCCCGGGGCCCCGGCGGGTCAAGGGAAGGAAAGGCAGGAAGTTTTTCCATGTTATCCGTGCTTCAGACATTGGATGGAGGGGCCTTGCTCTGGATCCAGGAGAACCTGCGGGGACTGTTGGACCCCATCGTAGAGGGATATACTACACTGGGCAACACCGGCCTGATGTGGATCGTGCTCTCTCTAGCCATGCTGTGCTGGAAGCCTACCCGGAAAGCGGGGGTGGCGGCCCTGGCGGCCATGGTGCTGGGGCTGCTGTGTACCAACGTGGTCCTCAAGCATGTGGTGGCCCGCCCCCGCCCCTGGCTGGATGTGGCGGGGCTGGTGCCGCTGATCCAGGAGCCGGACCCCAACTCCTTTCCCTCAGGGCATACCTGTGCTGCCTTTGCGGCAGCATCCGCCTGGTGGCGGGCGCTGCCCAGGAGATGGATGAGGTGGACCGGGCTGGTGCTGGCGGTGTGCATGGGCCTGTCCCGCCTGTATGTGGGGGTCCACTACCCCAGCGATGTGATCGCAGGGGCACTGGTAGGCCTGTTCTGCGGCTGGGCGGCCTGGAAGCTGCTGCAGCTGTGGGAGGAGCGGCGGGGATCTAGGCTCCGCTGAATTGCCATAGAGGAGCGCAGAAGCGCCGCCCGGCATCTAAACAGATGCCGGACGGCGCTTTTCTCTTGGGAGTTTATCCCCGCTTTCGCAGCAGGAAGGTGACCAGAAAGATGCCGGCCAGATACAGGGTGATGGAGGCGCCGGCGGAGGAACCGATGTAGTAGGAGGTCATCAGCCCGGCGATCCCGGCGCCCACCGCGAAGAGCAGGGAGCACAGGTGGTATTGGAACATGTTCCGGGAGATGTTCCGTGCCGCGGCGGCGGGGAGGACCAGGAGGGAGTTGATGACCAGCAGGCCCACCCAGGTCATGGACACCGTGACCACCACGGCGATGGCGGCGGAGAACAGGGCCTCCTGCCAGAAGACGCGGACCCCGCGGCTGTCCGCCAGGGCGGGATGGACCGCGGAGAGCATCAGGTGGTTGAAGGACAGACCCCACAGGGCCAGGACCAGCAGCAGGATCAGGGCCAGCAGGCCGATCTTGCCGGGCTCCACCGAGAGGATGTCGCCGATGAGCAGACTGTTGAATTTGGTAAAGGAGCGGCTGCCCAGGGTGGAGATGAAGATGCCCAGTGCCACCGCAGTGGAGGAGAAGACGCCGATGACCGTGTCGCTGGCCAGCCGGGTGCGGCGGCGGACAAAGTTGAAAAGCAGGGCAAAGACCAGGGAGAAGAGGACGGCGGCCCAGGTGGGCTCGGAGAAGCCGCAAAGGGCACCGATGGCCATGCCGGTGAAGGCGGAGTGGCCCAGGGCGTCGGAGAAAAAGGACATCCGGCTGTGGACCACCATGGTGGACAGGATGCCGAACAGAGGGGAGATGACTAGCACCGCCAGCAGGGCGTTTTTCATGAAGTACATGGAACCGGGCTGGGCCCACTCAAAGGGCAGCAGGTCCACCAGTGCGTACCAGAGCTCCATCATGCCTGTCCCCCTTTCCCCACCCGCAGGTGGAAGGTCTCATAAAATTCCGGGGAGGAGAGCACCTCGTCCGGCGGGCCTGACTTGAGCACCCGGCGGTTGAGGAGGATAACCTTGTCGGCGAACTGGCCCAGGGTGGCGAAGTCGTGGGTGGACAGGAAGATGGACAGGTCATAGCTGGTGCGGATCTCATCCAGCATCTCCAGCAGCTGGTGCTCCCCCTCGATATCCACACCGGACAGGGGCTCGTCCAGGATCAAAATATGGGGCAGCGGCTCCAGGGCCATGGCCAGAAGCACCCGCTGGAGCTGGCCGCCGGACAGGCCTCCCATGGGCTTGTCCAGCAGGTCCTCCCCATGGACTCGGGCCAGACAGCGGGCCACCAGCTCCCGGTGGCGCCTGGGCACGGGCAGGCAGACAGGCCAGCGGGTGACGGCGGCGGCGAAGAAGTCCAGTACGCTCACCGGGTCCCCCCGGTCAAAGCTGGGGGACTGGGGCACATAGCCGATGAGGGGGCGGGTCCCCCGGGCGGCGAGGGGAGCGTTGGCCCCGTCGGACAGCCGGACGGCA
This window harbors:
- a CDS encoding phosphoribosylaminoimidazole-succinocarboxamide; its protein translation is MKKVEQLYEGKAKKVYSTEDPGLVIVSYKDDATAFDGLKKGTITGKGAINNQMTNYLMGQLEKAGVPTHFVEELSERETVVKKVTIVPLEVIIRNISAGSFAKRYGVEEGIVFDAPTIEFSYKNDDLHDPLINDYHAVALKLATWDEIDTIKKYAFQVNDFLKKTLAECGVTLVDFKLEFGKTSDGTIVLADEISPDTCRFWDSKTGEKLDKDRFRRDLGNVEGAYQEMARRLMGK
- a CDS encoding phosphoribosylaminoimidazole carboxylase, which produces MKKVAVIMGSDSDWPVVQGACAQLKEFGIPYEAHILSAHRTPAAAAEFARGARANGFGVLICAAGMAAHLAGAFAGNSTLPVIGIPMKGGAMDGLDALLATVQMPSGIPVATVAINGAKNAAVLAAQILSVSDDVLAAKLDAAREKMAEQIAAKEAKLQAEL
- a CDS encoding zinc transport system permease → MMELWYALVDLLPFEWAQPGSMYFMKNALLAVLVISPLFGILSTMVVHSRMSFFSDALGHSAFTGMAIGALCGFSEPTWAAVLFSLVFALLFNFVRRRTRLASDTVIGVFSSTAVALGIFISTLGSRSFTKFNSLLIGDILSVEPGKIGLLALILLLVLALWGLSFNHLMLSAVHPALADSRGVRVFWQEALFSAAIAVVVTVSMTWVGLLVINSLLVLPAAAARNISRNMFQYHLCSLLFAVGAGIAGLMTSYYIGSSAGASITLYLAGIFLVTFLLRKRG